From a region of the Syngnathoides biaculeatus isolate LvHL_M chromosome 2, ASM1980259v1, whole genome shotgun sequence genome:
- the LOC133507937 gene encoding PTB domain-containing engulfment adapter protein 1-like, whose protein sequence is MSDTEDDNEISFTVKFLGRVGVVHPSGHNILEEAAQSLKTPDPYSSEKAAKKSKVHLFVSLSGIDILENKTKFLLYTCPLSTVSFCAVLPSSHKVFGFVAKHPAVDSYHCYLFKSKTLAYLLVSAVGDVFRAANKEESVKGGRDLIVEALRHKNKMLQKENSELRRMLAEKNNQE, encoded by the exons ATGAGCGACACAGAGGATGACAACGAGATCTCATTTACAGTGAAG TTCCTTGGCCGAGTGGGAGTAGTCCATCCGAGTGGACATAATATCCTGGAGGAAGCAGCTCAGAGCCTCAAG ACACCTGACCCGTATTCCTCTGAAAAGGCTGCAAAGAAGAGCAAAGTCCATCTCTTCGTGTCCCTAAGTGGGATTGACATATTGGaaaacaaaaccaag TTTCTGCTGTACACCTGCCCCCTGTCCACCGTCTCCTTCTGCGCCGTCTTGCCCTCGTCACACAAAGTTTTCGGCTTTGTGGCCAAGCACCCTGCGGTAGACTCTTACCACTGCTATCTGTTCAAGAGCAAGACTCTG GCATACTTGCTCGTCTCCGCCGTCGGCGATGTCTTCCGAGCTGCGAATAAAGAGGAGAGTGTCAAGGGAGGTCGCGACCTGATAGTGGAGGCCCTCAGACACAAG AATAAAATGCtgcaaaaggaaaattctgAGCTCAGGAGGATGCTTGCAGAGAAAAACAATCAAGAATAA